The nucleotide sequence TCAAGAATGTAGAGGTTGTTGGCCAAAGACTTGGAGCTGATAAAGAGGTCATTATGCTCCTTCAACATATGATTCTGTCCCATCATTATGAGCCTGAGTACGGTAGTCCTGTAAAACCAATGCTTCCAGAGGCTGAGATACTGCACTATCTGGATATCATAGATGCAAGAATGTTTGATATGACCAGAGTTACAAAAGAAATCAGCGGTGGAACCTTCTCTGAAAGGCTATGGTCATTGGAAAACAGAAGAATATATAAACCGATGCTGGAAAGAGAAGAATAATTCACAATTAGGACATCATTTGATGTCCTTAAAAATTGCATTAAAAATTTTACATAGAAAAAGATATATATGAGAAACTAAAGAGTTTACAAATTGGAGGATTAACTATGACGGAAGAAAGAGAAGCAAAAGTATTTAAGGACCGTTGGTGGATTCTATTGATAGTGGTAATCTCACCCTTTATGTCAACCCTGGACAGCAGTATTGTAAATGTGGCACTGCCGGTAATGGCTGATGAGATGTCCGTAGATATGGCTTCTATAGAATGGGTAGTTACCAGTTACTTAATTGTAATATCCGGAACCATATTGTTTTTTGGGAGACTTGGAGATATAAAAGGAAAGACCACAGTGTTCAAATGGGGATTTTTTATATTTACCCTTGGCTCACTATTTTGCGGGATAGCAAAAACTCTTCCCATGCTTATAATTTCAAGAGTAGTACAGGCTATAGGTGCTGCAGGAACTATGGCAAACAGCCAGGGAATTATTACGCACATATTTCCTTCAAAGGAGAGAGGCCGGGCTTTGGGAATATCTGCAACCGCCGTTGCCCTTGGAACTATGATTGGACCACCACTAGGGGGCTTAATAGTATCAGCCTTTAAATGGCAGTACATATTTTTAATTAATGTACCTGTTGGAATTGTTGCTATTATTGCTGCTATGAGAATACTGCCTAAGGGGGCCAGAAAAGATGAAAGTATAGACTTAAAAGGAGCCATATTATTTGGAATATCTATTGCTCTTACTTTCTATACACTTTCAAAGGGTCAGCAGATTGGTTATGGAAATTCTATGATCATTACAGCTTTTGCTGCAGCCATGGTATTACTTATAGCATTTATCATGCTTGAAAGAAGAATTGTACACCCACTGTTAGATTTAACTATATTTAAAAATACCATATTTTCCTTAAGTATTTTTACAGCCTTTATATCTTTTACTTCCATAGGAAGTGTAAATATCTTGCAGCCTTTCTACCTGCAAAATGTGATTAAGCTTACTGCTGCAGCTACAGGCTTGGTTATGATGATATATCCAATCACAGTTTCTATTGTGGCCCCTATCAGCGGAAGTCTATCCGATAAGGTAGGGTCAGAGTTCTTGACTTTTTTAGGTCTATTATTTACATTGACAGGACTTTTCTTAATGTCTACACTTAATGAGTATTCAAGCATAGGAACAATGGCAATATTTACAGTTATTTTAGGTATAGGAAATGGCCTGTTTCAATCTCCCAATAACTCCTTAGTAATGTCTGCTGCAACACAAAGCAAGCTAGGGATTGCCGGAAGCATAAATGCCTTTGTGAGAAATTTGGGAATGGTCACAGGAGTATCCATATCCACAACGTTATTATATAGTACAATGAGTAATAAGCTTGGAACAAAGGTATCAGGATATGTTGCAGGAAGAGATGATGTATTTGTTTATGGTATGAGATATGTTTATATAACTGCAGGTTTAATTTGCTCTGTGGGAGTACTTTTGACGGCGGTGAGATTATACCAAAATAAAAAATTAAAAATCAGATTTAAAAAATGAAATCCAGTAGCAGCTGGATTTCTATATTTGGATAAATAACTGAAATATTGGATTGGGATAGAGCTTTGTAATAAAATAGGCACGTTCTGCACCAACGATACACAGAATACGTTTATCTTTATTGTCAGCTACTACTTGATTTTAATTTCCCCTATGTAATTTTTATATAGAATAGAAGAGTAAGTAAGATATATTTTTATTTTAATTCAGCGTTAAAACAGAAAAATTCCTTATTGTTAAAATGTTGATAAATACACCTTACTTTGCTAAAATCAATGTATATAACGAAGATTTATATAAATCAAATCTAATTAGAGTGAGGATTTTTATGGCAAGTATAAAGGATGTGGCTGAAAGATCAGGGGTTACAGTAACTACGGTTTCAAGAGTATTAAATAATAGGGGATATATTAGTGAAAACACTCGACAAAAGGTTTATAAGGCTATGGAGGAACTAAACTACCAACCAAATGAAATAGCCAGAGCTCTTTTGAAACGAAAGTCAAATTTAATTGGACTTATAATACCTAATGTATCGCACCCTTTTTTTGCTGAGCTTACAAACTACGTCGAGTATTATGCGTATAAAAACGGGTACAAGGTATTGCTATGTAATGCCTATCAAGATAGTAAAAAAGAAAAAGAATACATTAATATGTTAAAGAGAAATCAAGTTGACGGTATTATAATGGGAAGTCATACTCTTGAGACAGATGAATATCAAAATTTGAATATGCCTATAGTAGCTATAGACAGGTTTTTATCAGAGGACATTCCATATATAACATCAGATAACTATAAAGGTGGAGAAATTGCTACAAGCCTTCTCATAGATAAAGGTTGTAAAAAGTTAGCCCACATAAGTGGTCCATTAAGATTAAATACACCTGCAAATAAAAGGTATGAGTCTTTTATTGATGTTGTAAGAAAAAATAATAAGCCCTATGTAGTTATCGAAACAAAACTTAATAGTTTCGATAAGGAGGGATATAAGAGAATGATTTATACATTATTTAAAGAGCACCCTGATATTGATGGTATTTTTGCCAGCAGTGATCTGATTGCAGCTTGTATAGTTGAAGTTTCAAGTGCCCTGGGGAAGAAGATCCCTGAAGATATAAAGATAGTCGGATATGATGATACTTATATTGCATCGTTGATTGTTCCTGCACTAACAACCATCAGTCAGCCTATTAAAAAAATTGGAGAGATGGCAGTTGAGGTAATAATAAATGAGCTCAATGGAACAGAGGTTATTAAAAGCAACATATTACCGGTAAGTCTAGTTGAACGCAAAACAACATAAAAGGTATTTGATTAAAGTGGCGTGCTGTAATGATTAATTTATATCATTTCAGCACAGCCTTTTTTATATGCTGCTATTTATAATTAAATGTAACTAAAAAAGTTTATGTAAACGGTTGACATATGAAAAAAATAAGTATATACTAAAAATATATCAAACGTTTGACATATTTTTTACGGTGATATGTTAATCGTTTAATATATTATAAAAATGGAGGGGTAAAATATGAAAAAGTTTTTATCAATTGTTCTGGCAGTGGCCCTTGCTTCATCAATGGCAGGGTGTAGCTCAGCATCAACCTCAACCTCAAAGGACTCTCAAAATACATCAGAAGGCACGACAAATGAAAAAGTTAAAATAATAGTAACAAACGGAAAGGGTGAAATTGCCCAGCAGTTTGAACAGGCAGCAAAAGACTTTATGGCTGCAAATCCAGATATCATTGTGGAGCCTTATTCAGTGGCGGTAGGAGACTCTGTTAACATTCTTGATAAGCTTACAGCTTCAGGAGAGGTTGTCTCACTTGCTATGGTGGAACCAAGCTCTGTATCTGGAAGTGGTAAGTACCAAGCTATGGCAGCGGATTTGTCAAATGAAAAGTGGAATCAGGAAACAGTATATGGGTTTAAGAACGATGAAGGGCAGATTGTTGGATTTCCCTTTGCTATAGAAGGTTTTGGACTAGTTTACAATCAAAAGGTGTTAGATAAAGCAGTTGGTGGTACATTTGATCCATTTACAATAAATACACGAGATAAACTTATAGAGCTGCTTGATAAAATTCAAGCCAGCGGTATAAAATATCCAATAGCGTATCAGACAGAGGCTTGGTCTGTTGCTAATCATTACAGTTCACAATTCATAAATCAATCTAGTGATCCAGTTGCTTTAAACAAACAGATGATTAATGGTGAATTTGATTTTGCTAATAACGCAATATGGAATGGATACTATGACACTATGGATTTATTAGCATCCACCCAATATAACAAATATGGAGAGCGTCCACTTGGTCAATATTATGATGATGCTCATCTATCCGTTGGTAAAGGTGAAAGTGCTATGCTATTTAATGGAAACTGGGCTTATGATTCCCTAAAGGCTGTAGCAGGTGATAGCTTTGGATTTATACCGGTTCCGGTAGACAACGATCCGAACAATCCTTTAAATAATAAAATTGTTGCCGGACCAACTCAAATTATGATAGTAAATAAAAATGCAACTCCTCAACAGCAAGAAGCAGCGAAAAAATTCTTGAACTGGTTGGTATATGATCAAGTTGGACAAGATTTCATTGTTAACAAGTCCCAAATAGTATCTGCTTTCAAGAACAACCCTAATAAGGTAACAAATCCATTAGGAAAAGCGATAGCTGAGGCTATAGAAAAAGATAAGACAATATCCTTCAGTACGAACTACGTTGACACTGCTGAATATATGAATACATTGGGACCTGAAGTTCAAAAGTATATTGGCAAGAAAAGTACACGTGCAGATTTGGCAAAAGCCTTTGAAACATATTACAAGTCAAAGAAAAAGTAATTAAAATAACAAATTGAATTGAAAAAGTGGGTGAGTTTTAAACTCACCCATCAGTTTAGTAGAGAAATTAATGGTAGTTTTGCAGCGTACAAGTTTTTATTCAAATTAGAAGTGGAGGTAGCTTATGATATCGGAAAAAAAGCCATTGAAAAAACTTGGTGAGCAGATGTTCTTCACTCTTCCCACCATATTGGTATTTTCTATTACTGTATTAATTCCCTTTATATATGGTATATATCTAACCTTTATGAAAATGCCAACAGTTATAAGTACGCCGGTTTTTACCGGTCTATCCAATTATATAGCTGCAATTAAGGATCCTAAATTCTGGTCATCAATGGGGTTAACAGTAAAATATGTCTTATCTTCTATTTTTCTTGTAAATGCTTTGGGATTTACCTTAGCATACCTTGTTACTTCAGGCATTAGAGGACAGAACTTTTTTAGAACCTCTTTATTTACTCCCAATCTTATCGGAGGATTAGTGCTTGGTTACATTTGGCAGTTTATTTTTGTTCAGACCTTACCAGCCTTTGGTCAAAAGTTTGGCCTTGAAATATTTAGACTGGGCTGGCTTGGGGATGAAAAGTTAGCTTTCTGGGCGGTTGTAATAGTTACAGTATGGCAATTATCCGGTTATATGATGATTATTTTTATTGCAGGCCTGGTAAATGTTCCAAGGGATGTCATTGAGGCTTCAACTATAGATGGTGCTAATGCTTGGCATCGACTAACTAAAATAACACTGCCCTTGATGAGACCGGCTTTTGTTATTACTATATTTATGACCTTAAAAAATACCTTCATGGTATATGATATTAATTACTCACTGACAGCGGGTGGACCATACAATAGTACAATGATGGTTACAATGAATATTGTAAATAAAGCCTTTGTCGAGAATAATTACGGTATAGGACAAGCAGAAGCAATAATTCTGTTTATAATAGTGGCTATTGTATCTGGAATACAAGTATATATTGGGAAAAAAGGGGAGGTAGAAGCATAATGGAAAAGCGAAAGTTAATAAATAAAACCTTAGTTTATGTATTTTTAGTCCTTTCCTTCATAATCTTTGTTTTCCCATTCTTTTTAATGATTATTAATTCCTTTAAAAGTAATGGTGAAATACTGGAAAATCCTTTTGCCATGCCTAAAACATTGAACTTTAATCACTTTATTGAAGTAATCCAGAAGATGAATTTTGGTGTTACATTTATAAACAGTCTCGTTATTACAGTTATAAGTACAATATTAATACTGTTATTTTCAGCTATGTGTGCCTATTACCTGGTAAGAAAAAACAGTAAGTTTAATAAATTACTCTTTTCAATATTGGTGGCTTCAATGATAATTCCGTTTCAATCTATTATGATTCCGCTGATGTATATATACGGAGCAAAACTAAATCTAATTGAGAAGGTACCAGTACATCTATTGATTGTTTTTTATGCAGGTTTTGGAAGTGCCCTTTCAGTTTTTATATTCCACGGCTTTATAAAATCAATCCCTCTTGAATTAGAAGAAGCGGCTTTAATAGATGGATGTGGTCGTATAAGGACCTTTTTCAAAATTGTGTTCCCCATACTTGCACCAACATCTATGACCATTGCCATATTAAATGTAATGTGGATTTGGAACGACTACTTGCTGCCATCACTTATACTCAATAAAAGGAATCTTTACACTATGCCAATACAGATGAAAGTATTTAATGGAACTTATATGAATAATTGGGAGCTGCTCATACCTGCACTTCTCTTGACAATACTGCCAATACTCATAGTTTATTTCATTGCTCAAAAATATATTATTGAAGGGGTAATGCAGGGATCGATAAAATAATTAACATATCGTAGAAGTACTGGAGGAAACAGAGTATGGATAACCATAAAAGAAGTTGGTGGAAGGAAAGTGTGGTATATCAGATTTATCCACGTAGTTTTCAGGATACAAATGATGATGGAATTGGAGATTTGCGTGGAATCATTAACAGACTACCATATTTGCAGGAACTTGGCATTGATGCAATATGGTTGTGTCCGGTTTATGATTCACCTAATAATGATAATGGGTATGATATACGTGATTACTTTTCAATTATGAAAGAGTTTGGAACAATGGAAGATATGCTTGAGCTTATAAGTCAAGCAAAGAAATGTGGAATCCGTATACTTATGGATCTTGTTGCTAATCATACATCAGATGAACATGCATGGTTTATGGAGTCTAGAAAAAAGGATAGCAGTAAAAGGGATTGGTATATTTGGAGACCAGGTAAGGATGGTAATGAACCAACAAATTGGGAGTCTATTTTTGGTGGTTCTGCATGGGAATATGATGAAGCTTCAGGAGAATATTATCTCCATGCTTTTTCTAAGAAACAACCGGACTTGAACTGGGAAAATGCTGATGTGAGAGATGCTGTATATTCACTGATGGATTGGTGGCTTGATAAGGGAATAGCGGGTTTTCGACTGGATGCCATAACATTCTTAAAGAAAGATCAGAGATATCCCCAGCTAAAGTTAATTGACAACCGTCCATATGTGGGGGCTAGTGATGCTTGGCTAAATCAACCAGGGCTTTTAGACTTTCTTCAGGAGATGAAACAGAAAGTATTGATGCCTAGAGAAGCGGTAACAGTAGCAGAGGCTCCAGGTGTGGATATCACACAAGTTCAAGATTTTTTGGATGAAGAAAAAGGTGTATTCAATATGCTTTTTCAATTTGATCATATAGATCTTGATATAAAAGGTGTACCTAAAGGAGAGTTAAGAAAGTGGAAACTGAGTGAATTTAAGGGGGCTATGGCTAAATGGCAGAAGGCTACACAAGATTATGGGTGGATGGCTCTATATATGGAAAACCATGATCAAGTAAGGTCAGTATCCAAGTTTGGGAATGATGATATATATCGGGTAGAATCTTCAAAAATGCTTGCGGCTTACTATATGCTGATGAGGGGAACCCCATTTATATATCAAGGGCAAGAAATAGGCATGACAAATTGCAGTTTTGATTCTATTGATGAATATAGGGATGTAGATGCAATAAACTTTTACAAGATTGAAACAGAACGTGGCAGGAGTAAAGATTATATAATGGATTACCTGGCTAAAAGGAGCCGTGACAATGGAAGGACACCTATGCAGTGGAGCGAGGAGCCTATGGGGGGATTTACAAGGGGAGTGCCTTGGATTAAGGTGAATCCTAACTATAAGCTTATAAATGTTGAGCAGTCACTAAAGGATGACAATTCTGTTTTAAATTTCTATAAGAGGATCATAAGGCTCCGCAAGGAGAACAAGGCGTTAATATATGGATCCTTTAAGGAAGTGTTTGAGGATTCTGATATTATTGGAGGATATATAAGAACCTTTGAGAATGAAATCTGGACTGTAATATGTAATTTTACAGGAAACCTAGTTCATATTCCTAAGATAGCTGACAAATATATTGTACTAACCAATATAAGTGAACATCAACAGGGTGTACTTAAGCCTTTTCAGGCACTTGTATGTAAATCCACCAAAGATGACCCACTGGTACTCGAATAACATTGAACGAGAATGGTAATGTCAAAACAGTATATTGATAAGGTGGTGAGTTGGATTTTTACATTTGATAATAAAATAAAGTTAGAAAATAGACAATATGATCTTTTAACTATCGGAGAGCTTCTTATTGATATGATATCAGAGAATTATGATGATATGTTTGAAGGTAAAACCTATAATAAATTTTTTGGTGGATCACCGGCTAATATAGCGATGAATACAAAAAAGTTAGGTATAAGTGCTAATATAGTAGCGGCTGTAGGTAAGGATGGATTTGGAGATTTTTTAATTAAGCAGCTTAAAGCCTCAAAAATAGATACCGGCTGTATTCAAAAAGTTGATAGTTCAACAAGCTTGGTTATAGTCACAAAGAGTAAGAATAGCCCAATCCCAATATTTTACAGGGGAGCTGACTATCACTTATCTTACAATCCGAAGCTGGAGGAGATGATTAAAAACTCCAAAATAGTTCACTTTTCGAGTTGGCCATTATCAAGGCAACCTGCACGAGATACAATAGAAAGGGCAATTAAGGAAGCAAGGAAGAACAATAATATAATTTGTTTTGATCCTAATTACCATCCTATGCTATGGAAATCGGATAAAGATGGAGTTGAATATATCAAAGCGTTAATAGCTCAAGTTGATATAATAAAGCCATCAGAAGACGATGCAGAAAGAATATTTGGTAAGGATTCTAGTGAAAAGCAAGTTGCAAAGTTCTTAAAGCTTGGTGCTAAGCTTGTCATAATGACCATGGGAAGTCAAGGTGCTGTAGTATCAAATGGTGTGGAAACTATCAAATTTGATACTCTTGCATCGGAAATAGTAGATACCACCGGTGCAGGCGATGCCTTCTGGTCAGGGTTTTATGCAGCTATTGTAAAAGGATATACAATTAGAGAAGCTTTAAATTTTGGATTTGCAGTAAGCGCATATAAATTAAGGTATGTTGGAGCAGTGGTGGAATTGCCAAAACTTGAGGTAATTAAAAAAGTATACAATTTATAAAAGAAGGAGGAAATTTAACATGACGGTAAAAAATATGGTGCAGCTAATTACTTACCCGGACTCTTTAGGGGGCAATCTGAAAAGTTTAAATAGCTTGCTGCAAAAATATTTTTTAGATATATTTAAAGGTGGGGTTCATATACTGCCACCCTTTCCTTCTTCAGGTGACAGAGGCTTCGCTCCGCTAACCTATTTAGAGATAGAGCCTAAATTTGGTACTTGGGAGGATATAAAGACAATCGGAAAGAGTTTTGATGTTATGGTTGATTTGATGGTAAATCATATCTCAAGACAGTCAGAGTATTTTCAGGACTTTTTAAAAAAAGGAAGAGAGTCAAAGTATATAGATTTATTTATTACCTTGGATAAGCTTTGGAAGGATGGCAAGCCTCTTAAGGAGGATATTGATAAAATGTTTCTTAGGAGAGCACTTCCATATTCTACTTTTAAAATAGAGAAAACCGGTAATGTAGAAATGGTTTGGACAACTTTTGGAAAAACAGACCCTTCAGAGCAAATCGATATCGATATTAATTCTAGCATTACCAGGGAACTCCTAACCCAGTTATTTATGAATTTTAGTGAAAACAATGTAAAAATAGTAAGGTTAGATGCTGTTGGATATGTTATAAAGAAACTTGGTACTAGCTGCTTTTTTGTTGAACCGGAGATCTATGAATTTCTGGATTGGATAAAGGAAGTGGCTAACTCATTAGGAATAGAATTACTTCCTGAGGTTCATTCACATTACTCTATTCAATACAAGTTATCGGAAAAGGGGTTCTGGATTTATGACTTTATTCTTCCATACAGCATATTGGAAGCACTAATAAATAAATCCAGCGAGAAACTAAACCAATATATAAAGACTCGTCCTCACAAACAGTTTACAATGCTTGATTGCCACGACGGTATTCCTGTAAAGCCAGATATGGATGGAATTATTGATACTAAAGAAGCAAGAAAGCTGGTTGAAATATGCTTGGAAAGAGGAGCAAACCTAAGTCTTATATTATCTCAGCAACATAAGGCTGAAGATGGCTTTGATGTTCATCAAATAAGAGGCTCTTACTACTCTATGTTAAATTGTGATGATGAGGCATATTTAGCTGCCAGAGCTATACAATTTTTTGTTCCAGGGATTCCTCAGGTGTACTATGTGGGCCTGTTGGCAGGTGAAAATGACTATGAGGCAGTAAAGGCTACAGGAGAAGGAAGAGAAATAAATAGGCATAATTACAGCATCGAAGAGGTAGAACAAGCTTTGGAAAAGGATGTAGTGAAGAGATTACTCAGGCTTATAAAATTCAGAAATGAATATCCTGCTTTTGATGGAGAATTTAAGATTATAGAAAGTAAAAGAGATGAAATTATTATGAAATGGACAAAGGATAATAAAGAGTGTACTCTCATTGTAGATTTGAAAACTTATAAGTCAATAATTAATTATGTTGATGAATCTGAAAATAACGTTCAATTCAAAATTTAATAAAATATCTATAAAAAAAACTCCATCTATAACTATATGAATCACAGAGTAGAAGGTCTTTTAGAAATTCAAAAGCAGAATCTCTGTTAATTGGGTGATTGGGGGAGAGGTATTGATTAAGGAATTGTATATAATAAGACATGGAGAGGCACAATACCTTAGTGGGTGAAGCTTTAACAGGAGGATGGACAGAATAGATGAAATTTCAAAGGAAACGGTAGTCATAATTCATAAGGATATAAGATAAAAGGAAGGTTAATGTATTACCTTCCTTTTGTAGGAAATGAGTATTGTGAGTTAACTGAAAATATAATATAAATCTATGGAAAAACCATCTAAAAGTTTTGATGAAACCTGACCGGTTGTAGTCTTTATATCAAATTGTTCATACATTTCTTCATCATTTAAAGTATATACCGTAATAAAATCGAGCATTGGGTTTACAATCCAATACTCCTTAACACAGTATTTCATATATAAATTCAGCTTAGTAATTAAATCGTGTGACTGATTCGAAGGACTAAGTATTTCTACAATGAGAGCAGGAACACCAATATATTTTGATTCAGTAAATCCTTTTTTATCACAGATAATACTTATATCCGGTATTACAATTTTGGTACCCTCTATATCTTTACGTTTTAATTCTATATCATAAGAAGGGCTAAATACTTCGCAGGGACTTTTCTGGAGAAATGTTCCAACTTTAATTGAAGTCTTCCGGAAACTCTTTGATGTTTGGTTGATGGAGAGGGTGACATATATACTATTCCGTCTATATATTCTAATAAGTCTTCGGTTTTTTCACGCATAGCTGAATAATCTTCATAAGATATAAAATTATTTTGAGCCAATCCCATAATATTCACTCCTCATTTTGTATTATCTTATATTATATCATAATTTAGTCTAGTTAATCATTGAGGCATATATAGGATTGCTTTATAAATATAGCCACAATATTTCTTCAAGAAAAAAAGCTCCGTGTGATTCCGCTTATTCAGTGTCTTCAGCCATTAGTTTTCTGCTCTATACTTTCTAACATAATCCTCAAAATTCCAACTTTTTAAAAACTCCATAGCACTTCTATAGCCATATTTATATAAAAGATAGATCTGTTCCTTAGATATATCAAAGTCCGTGACTTCTACTCCAGCAGTAGGTATTTCTATGGAACGGACTTTGTTTTTTTCCAGCATATGTTCTGTAAGTTGACCCTGTGACATTGTGTGGGCTACATCCATCAGGAAGGAAAGGGCATCCGTTCTGCCGGTGGATGTAAAGCTGGAACGGTTACTATCAAATTTAAAACCTATGGTAGGCCATCGTGGTATACCTGGGACATCAAATATGTTTATGGGATAATTGCAGCAGATGCAGCCATCAACAATTAGGCTTATAACGTTTTTATATCGAAGTTTCACCGGTTTAAAATAAAAGGGAATGCTTATGCTCATTCGTACAGCTTTTGCAATGGGAAACTCCATTGAATCTATTCCGTAATATACTAAATCGTCGGGTAATATCACCATGCAGCGTCTTGTTATATCAGAGGCTATGATTTTTAACGGGCTTTCTCCATTTTCACTTATATCACCAAAGGTTTGCACACCTTTATCATCTAAGAGATCTTCCAGCCATTTTTCTACATAATCGCCGGAATAAATAGAGTTTTCAACCAATACACCAAGGGGCTTCCCTATGATGGGAATGCTTCTATAGCCGCTTCTATCTCTGAACTTCTCAAAGTTAGTTTCTATCAATATTTTTTTTAACTCTCTTGCAGTATAGCCCGCAGTGAGCAGTGAAGCTATCAGTGCGCCCACTGAGGTCCCTGCTGCTCTGACCCACCGGTAACCACGTTCTTCCATATAGTTAAGTGCACCTACGTAACCTATACCTCTAATTCCCCCACCTTCAAAAACAGCATCGGCAATTATATTAAACACCTCCTTTATATGAGGGGTAAAAATTCCTATATACATGATATTCCTAGATGGTTTAAAAGGTTACAAAGTAAATATAAAAAATATTGATAGTTATTGAACACAACGTTAAAATAAATTTAATGTTATAAATATTTTAAACAAGCTTGTAATTATGGAAGTGAGTATTGAGAAAAAAGAGGAGCAATAAGAAAGCTGATGGCATACAATATATAATTTACCCATGACTACAATATTTGCTATAATGGGTGGTATAA is from Clostridium thermarum and encodes:
- a CDS encoding Uma2 family endonuclease; this translates as MNQTSKSFRKTSIKVGTFLQKSPCEVFSPSYDIELKRKDIEGTKIVIPDISIICDKKGFTESKYIGVPALIVEILSPSNQSHDLITKLNLYMKYCVKEYWIVNPMLDFITVYTLNDEEMYEQFDIKTTTGQVSSKLLDGFSIDLYYIFS
- a CDS encoding patatin-like phospholipase family protein, with the translated sequence MFNIIADAVFEGGGIRGIGYVGALNYMEERGYRWVRAAGTSVGALIASLLTAGYTARELKKILIETNFEKFRDRSGYRSIPIIGKPLGVLVENSIYSGDYVEKWLEDLLDDKGVQTFGDISENGESPLKIIASDITRRCMVILPDDLVYYGIDSMEFPIAKAVRMSISIPFYFKPVKLRYKNVISLIVDGCICCNYPINIFDVPGIPRWPTIGFKFDSNRSSFTSTGRTDALSFLMDVAHTMSQGQLTEHMLEKNKVRSIEIPTAGVEVTDFDISKEQIYLLYKYGYRSAMEFLKSWNFEDYVRKYRAEN
- the gtfA gene encoding sucrose phosphorylase, which encodes MTVKNMVQLITYPDSLGGNLKSLNSLLQKYFLDIFKGGVHILPPFPSSGDRGFAPLTYLEIEPKFGTWEDIKTIGKSFDVMVDLMVNHISRQSEYFQDFLKKGRESKYIDLFITLDKLWKDGKPLKEDIDKMFLRRALPYSTFKIEKTGNVEMVWTTFGKTDPSEQIDIDINSSITRELLTQLFMNFSENNVKIVRLDAVGYVIKKLGTSCFFVEPEIYEFLDWIKEVANSLGIELLPEVHSHYSIQYKLSEKGFWIYDFILPYSILEALINKSSEKLNQYIKTRPHKQFTMLDCHDGIPVKPDMDGIIDTKEARKLVEICLERGANLSLILSQQHKAEDGFDVHQIRGSYYSMLNCDDEAYLAARAIQFFVPGIPQVYYVGLLAGENDYEAVKATGEGREINRHNYSIEEVEQALEKDVVKRLLRLIKFRNEYPAFDGEFKIIESKRDEIIMKWTKDNKECTLIVDLKTYKSIINYVDESENNVQFKI
- a CDS encoding Uma2 family endonuclease, which translates into the protein MGLAQNNFISYEDYSAMREKTEDLLEYIDGIVYMSPSPSTKHQRVSGRLQLKLEHFSRKVPAKYLALLMI